In a genomic window of Nostoc sp. UHCC 0870:
- the hisD gene encoding histidinol dehydrogenase, with translation MQLLKTTDKDFTPQFKALVNNRREATVDVSGTVHDILADVKVRGDAAVKDYTSRFDHFSPHSLRLSETFMAEKAAKCPAEVKAALELAAERIASFHQKQLPQDIGYTDTVGVKLGLNWVSLSQVGIYVPGGRASYPSSVLMNALPAKIAGVERIVMTVPMPRGEINPAVLAAAQVAGVTEIYSIGGAQAIAALAYGTDSIIPVDKIVGPGNAYVAEAKRQVFGTVGIDSIAGPSEILVVADDKNNPEWIAWDLLSQAEHDPSAQSILITDSETFAQQVIAAVAQVIPQLSTKEAASISWEKHGAVIIVNDLADSIPLLNQLAPEHVELCVDNPQLLASQIKCAGSLFLGRYTPEAIGDYLGGPNHVLPTSRSARFASGLSVYDFLKRITYLECNQAALQEIGQAAVTLAEAEGLPAHAGSVAIRLQSGY, from the coding sequence ATGCAACTCCTGAAAACAACCGACAAAGACTTTACTCCCCAATTTAAAGCCCTTGTAAATAACCGCCGGGAAGCTACGGTTGATGTTAGCGGTACAGTACACGATATCCTGGCTGATGTAAAAGTGCGGGGTGATGCCGCAGTGAAGGATTACACCAGTCGGTTTGACCATTTCAGCCCTCATTCTCTGCGGTTGAGTGAAACCTTCATGGCTGAAAAAGCTGCCAAATGTCCGGCTGAAGTCAAAGCAGCATTAGAATTAGCTGCTGAACGCATCGCTTCTTTCCACCAAAAGCAATTACCCCAAGACATTGGTTACACCGACACCGTAGGGGTAAAACTCGGTTTAAATTGGGTTTCCCTGTCACAAGTCGGTATTTACGTTCCCGGAGGACGCGCTAGTTATCCCAGTTCTGTACTGATGAATGCGCTACCTGCCAAAATCGCGGGCGTGGAACGTATTGTGATGACTGTACCCATGCCGCGCGGGGAAATCAATCCCGCAGTATTGGCAGCAGCCCAAGTTGCTGGCGTGACAGAAATATATAGTATTGGTGGGGCGCAAGCAATAGCAGCCCTCGCCTACGGTACAGACAGCATCATCCCTGTAGATAAGATTGTCGGCCCTGGTAATGCCTATGTGGCTGAAGCCAAGCGTCAAGTATTTGGGACTGTGGGTATAGACAGCATCGCTGGACCTTCGGAAATTTTGGTTGTAGCCGACGACAAAAACAACCCAGAATGGATAGCCTGGGATTTACTCTCACAAGCAGAACACGACCCCAGCGCGCAGTCGATTTTAATTACTGACTCTGAAACCTTTGCCCAACAAGTTATAGCCGCCGTTGCACAAGTTATTCCCCAGCTATCTACAAAAGAAGCAGCTAGCATCAGTTGGGAAAAGCACGGTGCAGTAATTATTGTGAACGATTTGGCAGACAGCATCCCTTTATTGAATCAACTAGCTCCCGAACACGTAGAATTGTGCGTAGATAATCCCCAATTACTAGCTAGTCAAATTAAATGCGCTGGTAGTCTGTTTTTGGGACGCTACACCCCAGAAGCGATTGGTGATTATTTAGGCGGCCCCAACCATGTGCTACCTACATCTCGTTCCGCCCGCTTCGCTTCGGGTTTGAGTGTCTACGATTTTCTCAAACGTATTACCTATTTAGAATGCAATCAAGCCGCGTTACAGGAAATTGGTCAAGCAGCCGTTACCTTAGCGGAAGCCGAAGGTTTGCCTGCCCATGCCGGTAGTGTGGCAATACGTCTACAATCAGGTTATTAA
- a CDS encoding tellurite resistance TerB family protein — protein sequence MSNYEQIFEAKNTTEESLSPQEAVAAIALVSAIADSALEEVDAEGLAGILWEFEVFAEFSEDEIVEMVDELMAIAEEEGVGPLFNTATQSLPEEMVWDGFAAGVVILLDEDELIVPTDKQPYLKKLQEALKLKDEEAQEIVQEVIAAFQEPDDDEFLDDEDDTVAIGDSN from the coding sequence ATGAGCAACTATGAGCAGATTTTTGAAGCAAAAAACACCACAGAAGAATCCCTAAGTCCACAAGAAGCCGTGGCGGCGATCGCGCTGGTGAGTGCGATCGCTGATTCTGCACTGGAAGAAGTGGATGCTGAAGGGTTAGCAGGTATTCTCTGGGAGTTTGAGGTGTTCGCCGAATTTTCAGAAGATGAAATCGTCGAAATGGTTGATGAACTGATGGCGATCGCAGAAGAGGAGGGAGTCGGCCCCTTATTTAACACAGCAACTCAGTCCTTACCTGAAGAAATGGTTTGGGATGGCTTCGCGGCTGGAGTTGTTATCCTGTTAGACGAAGACGAACTCATAGTTCCCACAGATAAACAGCCTTACTTGAAAAAACTTCAGGAAGCTTTGAAACTTAAGGATGAAGAAGCACAAGAAATTGTTCAAGAGGTCATTGCTGCTTTCCAAGAACCAGACGATGATGAATTTCTCGATGATGAAGATGACACAGTAGCTATAGGAGATTCTAATTAG
- a CDS encoding ShlB/FhaC/HecB family hemolysin secretion/activation protein, which produces MKQVVIENSIIHTALSQLKLNNFLNFIFRLKLLKFGLILAAVLCNYHQAIAQTSNPPTSPPGRLEDIPVTPLPSDLLPQPSDQEELLPPVQLPDQPTLGEDDPQSKFRVDQIEVVGSTVFSPEQFAVITAPFVGREVSFAEILQVKDAITKLYTDNGYVTTGALITPQTVEAGVIKIQVVEGSLSEIKVAGNRRLRSQYIRDRIRIGANKPLNVPRLMEKLQLLRLDPRIQNLSAELQMGVNPGSNILQVEIQEADTFSLTTTLDNGRSPSVGSFRRSVDLQEANLLGLGDTLNVGYTNTDGSNTISLNYTLPINAHNGTVSFGFNQGWNRVIEEPFTVLDIQSNTKSYQFGYRQPLIQKPTQELAVGLSFSRQESQTELGLDNIGGFPLSPGADADGKTNISALRLTQEYTQRSNKQVFAARSQFSLGVDWFDANVNEDAPDSRFFAWRGQAQWVRQFAPDTLLLARSDLQLAANSLVPLEQFGLGGQVSVRGYRQDTLLTDNGLLLSAEFRLPILRAANLGGVLQLTPFIDVGKGWNTKGDNPSPNMLFGTGLGLLWKQGNNFFVRLDWGIPLTSVEGERRSLQENGLYFSVQYSPF; this is translated from the coding sequence ATGAAACAAGTTGTTATTGAAAACTCCATTATTCACACAGCATTGTCTCAGCTAAAATTAAACAATTTTTTAAATTTTATCTTTAGATTAAAACTGCTCAAATTCGGTTTGATTCTAGCAGCAGTATTATGCAACTATCATCAGGCGATCGCCCAAACTTCTAATCCTCCAACTTCACCACCTGGTCGTTTAGAAGATATTCCGGTTACTCCTTTACCATCGGATCTGTTACCGCAACCATCCGATCAGGAGGAATTACTGCCTCCTGTGCAACTACCAGATCAGCCCACTCTAGGAGAAGATGATCCTCAGTCCAAATTCCGGGTTGATCAAATTGAAGTTGTTGGTAGTACAGTTTTCTCACCAGAACAGTTTGCCGTTATTACAGCTCCCTTTGTAGGAAGGGAGGTATCCTTTGCAGAGATATTACAGGTCAAAGATGCCATCACTAAGCTATACACTGATAACGGCTATGTAACGACAGGGGCTTTAATTACACCGCAGACTGTAGAAGCGGGAGTGATCAAAATTCAGGTGGTAGAGGGCAGTTTGTCAGAAATTAAAGTCGCCGGTAATCGGCGATTACGTAGCCAATATATTCGCGATCGCATCCGCATTGGTGCGAACAAACCTCTGAATGTGCCGCGCTTAATGGAAAAGCTGCAACTTCTCCGCCTCGATCCGCGTATTCAAAACCTGTCAGCTGAGTTACAAATGGGTGTAAATCCCGGAAGCAATATATTACAAGTCGAAATTCAAGAAGCCGATACTTTTTCACTCACGACAACTTTAGATAATGGGCGATCGCCTAGTGTTGGCAGTTTTCGTCGGAGTGTGGATCTGCAAGAAGCGAATTTATTAGGTTTAGGGGACACGCTGAATGTAGGCTACACCAATACCGATGGCAGTAATACCATCAGTCTGAATTACACACTACCAATTAATGCTCACAATGGTACTGTCTCGTTTGGTTTTAACCAAGGGTGGAATCGTGTCATTGAAGAACCATTCACCGTCCTGGATATTCAATCCAACACTAAGTCTTACCAATTTGGCTATCGCCAACCACTGATCCAAAAGCCAACCCAAGAATTAGCGGTGGGGCTATCGTTCTCGCGCCAAGAAAGCCAAACTGAGTTAGGTCTTGATAATATTGGTGGGTTTCCTTTATCCCCTGGTGCAGATGCAGACGGAAAAACCAATATTTCTGCCCTGCGTTTGACTCAGGAGTATACCCAACGCAGTAATAAACAAGTTTTTGCAGCGCGATCGCAATTTAGTTTGGGGGTTGATTGGTTTGATGCTAATGTCAATGAAGATGCCCCAGATAGTCGCTTTTTCGCCTGGCGGGGACAAGCGCAGTGGGTAAGACAGTTCGCACCAGACACGCTGTTGTTAGCTAGGAGTGATTTACAACTAGCAGCAAATTCTCTCGTACCTTTAGAGCAATTTGGTCTGGGTGGACAGGTAAGTGTGCGGGGCTATCGTCAAGATACATTACTTACTGACAATGGCCTATTGCTTTCGGCTGAATTTCGGCTGCCGATTCTGCGTGCTGCTAATCTGGGAGGAGTGCTACAACTGACCCCATTTATCGACGTGGGTAAAGGCTGGAATACCAAGGGAGATAATCCATCCCCAAATATGTTATTTGGTACTGGGTTAGGACTACTGTGGAAACAAGGCAATAACTTCTTTGTTCGGCTAGATTGGGGTATTCCTTTAACATCAGTAGAGGGAGAAAGGCGATCGCTGCAAGAAAATGGATTGTATTTCTCGGTGCAGTATTCGCCGTTTTGA
- a CDS encoding two-partner secretion domain-containing protein, producing MKVVPFLLIFISGLLTPEIMPLAMLGGTPLAMAQVVSDGTTSTIVNPSGNNFNILNGIEKGNNLFHSFSNFSVPTSGSATFDVTNTPNITTIFSRVTGGNISHIDGLVQTLGGNNPVSLFLMNPAGIVFGQNASLNIGGSFVGTTANSIKFADGTEFSAVNPTSKALLTMSIPIGLQMGQHPTPITALSSGHQLKSTNTELVPTNLSANTTGGLRVESRQTLALVGGDIVLTGGMLIAEGGRVELGSVKQSATVNVTAGQPGFAFNYADITNLGSIQLSQQALLDVSGVPAGSIQVQGRQVSLTNGSLLLAQNSGVQAGGRIHVQATESLYMDGYLASQGIRNGLLTETLGKGASQDITINTQQLTIRNGAGIINRTFGFGHGGNIVVQASEFIEVRDFNPANIFSVISSSTLADGNGGNITLFTPRLTVANGAVVGSVTFSRTQGRGGDLLINADRIEIIGNHLPGATALSTASFVSGNAGNAILNTDKLTVRDSGVITSSSSSRGTAGNVTINASAEVSVQGRIPRALSSSEIRSAVIAPSQFAQLFFGIPAIPIGQGGNVTINTPLLTVSDQGSITVRNQGIGDAGNIQVNTQSLRLSNNGSITATTESGAGGDINLQTELLSMRYGSTITTKASGMGNGGNINITAPVILGLENSDIIANAVQGRGGNINITTQGIIGLEYRNTLTPREDLTNDITASSQFNVNGTVQINNIGVDPNSGLLELPANITDQSQQIATGCSNTNDSSFVATGRGGVPQNPTQEVRSDVYDGLRLRTWSDIRDISAFHTTAAVTPQIPPSPEVLVQATSWRRNANGKIELRVAQSPDHVPSYLTCGAAVSQN from the coding sequence ATGAAAGTAGTACCATTTCTATTGATATTTATCAGTGGGTTATTAACACCAGAGATAATGCCATTAGCTATGCTGGGCGGAACACCATTGGCTATGGCTCAAGTGGTATCTGATGGTACAACCAGCACTATAGTCAACCCAAGTGGTAATAATTTTAATATTCTCAATGGTATTGAAAAAGGTAATAATTTATTCCATAGTTTTAGTAATTTTTCTGTGCCAACTAGTGGTTCAGCGACTTTTGATGTAACGAATACACCAAATATTACAACAATATTTAGTCGGGTGACAGGTGGAAATATTTCTCATATTGATGGCTTGGTTCAAACTCTTGGTGGTAATAATCCAGTCAGTTTGTTTTTAATGAATCCGGCAGGAATTGTATTTGGGCAAAATGCCTCATTAAATATTGGCGGGTCATTTGTGGGAACGACGGCGAATAGTATTAAGTTTGCTGATGGGACAGAATTTAGTGCTGTTAATCCGACTTCAAAAGCATTATTGACGATGAGTATACCCATCGGTTTGCAGATGGGGCAGCATCCCACCCCAATTACGGCTCTGAGCAGTGGACATCAGTTGAAGAGTACAAATACAGAACTTGTACCCACTAATCTTAGTGCGAACACCACTGGAGGATTGCGGGTGGAGTCAAGGCAAACTCTTGCCCTTGTTGGCGGAGATATTGTCCTGACAGGTGGAATGTTGATTGCGGAGGGTGGACGGGTTGAACTGGGCAGTGTGAAACAGTCAGCTACGGTCAATGTCACTGCTGGTCAACCGGGATTTGCCTTCAATTATGCAGACATCACAAACTTGGGTAGCATCCAGCTATCTCAGCAGGCCTTGCTGGATGTTAGTGGAGTACCAGCCGGTTCAATTCAAGTACAGGGTCGTCAGGTAAGCCTTACTAATGGTTCACTGCTATTAGCCCAGAATAGCGGTGTCCAAGCTGGGGGAAGGATTCATGTCCAAGCAACAGAATCACTGTACATGGACGGATATTTAGCGAGTCAAGGCATTCGGAATGGCTTGTTGACTGAAACCCTGGGTAAGGGAGCTAGTCAAGATATAACAATCAACACTCAACAGTTGACGATTCGCAATGGAGCAGGGATTATTAACCGCACCTTTGGATTTGGCCATGGTGGTAACATCGTAGTCCAAGCATCGGAGTTTATAGAAGTACGTGATTTCAATCCAGCGAATATATTTAGTGTAATTAGTTCTAGTACTCTTGCTGATGGAAATGGCGGTAATATTACTCTGTTTACCCCCCGACTCACCGTCGCCAATGGTGCTGTTGTGGGCAGCGTTACTTTTAGTCGCACGCAAGGGCGCGGTGGCGATTTGCTGATCAATGCCGATCGCATTGAAATCATTGGCAATCATTTACCGGGTGCAACAGCGTTATCGACAGCTAGCTTTGTTTCAGGCAATGCAGGCAATGCGATTCTGAATACTGACAAATTGACAGTTAGGGATAGTGGCGTGATCACTAGTTCCAGTTCTAGCCGAGGCACTGCTGGCAACGTTACAATAAATGCCTCGGCAGAGGTAAGTGTACAAGGTCGAATTCCTCGTGCGCTTAGTTCTAGCGAAATCCGTTCTGCTGTAATTGCTCCCAGTCAATTTGCTCAACTCTTTTTTGGGATTCCGGCAATTCCTATTGGTCAAGGGGGAAACGTCACCATCAACACACCCTTGTTAACTGTTAGCGATCAAGGATCGATCACGGTGAGAAACCAGGGAATTGGCGATGCGGGAAACATCCAGGTGAATACCCAATCATTGCGACTCAGCAATAACGGTAGCATTACTGCAACTACTGAATCTGGAGCAGGTGGCGACATAAATTTGCAGACAGAGTTATTATCGATGCGTTATGGTAGCACCATTACCACCAAAGCCTCAGGAATGGGTAATGGTGGGAATATTAACATCACAGCCCCAGTTATCCTGGGCTTGGAAAACAGCGACATCATTGCCAATGCTGTCCAAGGTCGTGGCGGTAACATTAATATCACCACTCAAGGCATCATTGGTTTGGAATACCGCAACACTCTCACTCCAAGAGAAGACCTCACCAACGACATTACAGCTAGTTCCCAATTCAATGTCAATGGCACTGTGCAGATCAATAATATTGGTGTTGACCCCAACTCTGGCTTATTGGAACTACCAGCAAATATCACTGATCAATCACAGCAAATTGCCACAGGCTGTTCTAATACAAATGACAGTAGTTTTGTCGCCACAGGCAGGGGAGGAGTACCGCAAAATCCAACTCAGGAAGTGAGGAGCGATGTCTACGACGGGCTACGCCTACGCACTTGGTCTGACATCCGCGACATCTCTGCATTCCACACAACTGCCGCAGTTACACCACAAATACCCCCATCTCCAGAGGTGCTTGTCCAAGCTACTTCTTGGCGACGTAACGCTAACGGCAAAATTGAGTTAAGAGTCGCCCAATCACCAGATCATGTGCCATCATACTTAACTTGTGGTGCTGCCGTTTCCCAAAATTAA
- a CDS encoding two-partner secretion domain-containing protein codes for MRVSSVGLGLLNQLSLGVMLLIWCHTAHAQVTSDGTTNTLVNQSGNNFNILNGINQGNNLFHSFSNFSVPTNGSATFNLINTPNITTIFSRVTGGNVSNINGLIRTLNSNNPVSLFLMNPNGIIFGQNARLDIGGSFVGTTANSINFSDGTEFSTVNPTAKSLLTMSVPIGLQMGTNPGTITNGSRANNGVNLPLGLRVIDGRSISLIGGNVEINGGRINALGGKIELIALGSGGVADFSLGEKTTTTTVKENSPLANITLNNVGNNTAQVIVMSDGGGDIAIAGQNVSILNRSNVRAGIAENSGTTESVAGNIDIFAPGRLQVQSSSNIFGRLERNARGQGGNINIRAGLVSLTEGGRVEASLVNLAQGNAGNINILADAIEISGTVPAGSGVRKSGMSSSTQANSMGNGGLINLQADRISLTEGADIEVSTRGTGNAGSVDIKSKNLFVSGIGQLNGFGSTIVGTVWNNGTGEGGNIKIETDSLHLSEGGRIVSVTNGKGNAGNITIDARSSLIEGVGSSSTGNSPSQILTGVSQGTGNGGNLTFNTDSLTLLNGGQVNANTQGNGNAGFIEITANNILIDGIHPLSATANTNLTSRIGNDVGLRANGNGGIVKIVANSMQLSNGGEISSYSNTNLPNTGNAGTVNLNIRDRIILDRGGISTRTTNDGIGGKIDITAGQLSLNNQSFIQSYTSGSGNAGIITVKAEEVTIDGNSQVSTGSIGSGSGGSIDITAGELSLNNQSFIQSDTTGSGNAGIITVKAGEVAIDGNSQVSTASTGTGSAGDISFVETNNFSLKGGSQVTSSSTQTGDAGSITLDIANQLFADNGVFSTSNRDGIGGEIDIIAGQLSLNNQSLIQSDTTGSGNAGIITVKAGEVAIDGNSQVSTASTGTGSAGNISFVETNNFSLKGGSQVTSSSTQTGDAGSITLNIANQLFADNGVFSTSNRDGVGGSIDITTGELGLSNQSSIDSSTTGRGNAGQVTINAANSLNVDRSQISSQSTGSGNGGTLNITASQLAFTNDTSLSTTSFASGNAGNLNMRAEIVKLDNNSQISSRSLGSGIGGSIQVLANNLKLNNNAQINVQTASGNGGNIDLNILDLFLMRDLSILSAEAEGIGNGGNINITSPYVIGWENSDIIANAFEGNGGNITITTQGIFGLAFRNTLTPRTDLTNDITASSQFNLNGTVQINNIGADPNSGLIELPANVTDQSQQIASGCADTSGSSFVATGRGGIPQNPSQDVRSDTSGGLYSLRTWSDVRDISAYRQTGAVTAQISTPEQTLVQATGWRRNADGKIEVFADKSSTGVQQALTCAAVTKS; via the coding sequence ATGAGAGTAAGTTCTGTTGGGTTAGGTTTGCTCAATCAATTGTCATTAGGTGTCATGCTGCTGATTTGGTGTCATACTGCTCATGCTCAGGTGACATCAGATGGGACAACCAACACCCTTGTCAACCAAAGTGGCAATAATTTTAATATTCTTAACGGTATAAATCAAGGTAATAATTTATTTCACAGTTTCAGTAATTTCTCTGTGCCTACAAATGGTTCAGCCACTTTTAATTTAATCAACACGCCAAATATTACAACTATATTTAGCCGGGTTACAGGTGGAAATGTTTCTAATATTAATGGATTGATTCGCACGCTCAATAGTAATAACCCAGTCAGTTTATTTTTGATGAATCCCAATGGGATTATCTTTGGACAAAATGCCAGGTTAGATATTGGCGGTTCGTTTGTGGGGACGACGGCGAATAGTATTAATTTTAGCGATGGGACAGAATTTAGTACAGTTAATCCAACAGCAAAGTCGTTGTTGACGATGAGTGTACCTATCGGTCTGCAAATGGGGACCAATCCAGGCACTATAACTAATGGCTCTAGAGCTAATAATGGTGTCAATTTACCTTTAGGTTTACGTGTCATAGATGGTCGTAGCATTTCTCTAATTGGAGGTAATGTTGAAATAAACGGAGGGAGAATAAATGCTTTAGGGGGAAAAATTGAACTGATTGCTCTAGGAAGTGGGGGAGTAGCCGATTTTAGTCTTGGAGAAAAGACCACGACCACAACTGTAAAAGAAAACTCTCCCTTAGCAAATATCACATTAAATAACGTTGGGAATAATACTGCTCAAGTCATTGTCATGTCTGATGGTGGGGGCGATATTGCGATCGCTGGGCAAAATGTCAGTATCTTGAACAGAAGTAATGTCAGAGCAGGAATCGCTGAAAACAGTGGGACTACAGAGTCAGTAGCAGGCAATATCGATATTTTTGCCCCTGGCCGTTTACAAGTTCAAAGCAGTAGTAATATTTTTGGTCGCTTAGAAAGGAATGCTCGCGGACAGGGTGGCAATATCAATATTCGAGCAGGTTTGGTATCTCTAACTGAAGGAGGACGGGTTGAAGCGAGTTTAGTCAATCTAGCACAGGGAAATGCTGGTAATATTAATATACTTGCAGATGCGATTGAAATATCGGGAACAGTACCAGCTGGATCAGGTGTGAGAAAATCAGGAATGAGTAGCAGTACTCAAGCCAACTCGATGGGGAATGGTGGGCTAATTAATTTGCAAGCAGACCGAATTTCTTTAACTGAAGGTGCGGACATCGAAGTTTCCACCAGAGGGACTGGGAATGCAGGAAGTGTCGATATTAAAAGTAAAAACCTCTTTGTTAGCGGTATCGGTCAACTCAATGGTTTTGGTTCGACAATAGTCGGAACAGTGTGGAATAATGGAACTGGAGAGGGTGGAAATATAAAAATAGAGACAGACTCCTTACATCTTTCTGAAGGAGGTAGAATTGTCTCAGTAACAAACGGAAAAGGGAATGCTGGAAATATTACAATTGATGCTCGTTCTAGCTTAATTGAAGGTGTGGGTAGTAGTTCGACGGGTAACTCTCCCAGTCAAATTTTAACCGGAGTCAGTCAGGGTACTGGCAATGGCGGTAATTTAACCTTTAATACTGATAGTCTGACACTTCTCAATGGCGGTCAAGTGAATGCAAATACCCAGGGAAACGGGAATGCAGGTTTCATTGAGATTACAGCCAACAATATCCTTATTGATGGTATCCATCCATTAAGTGCAACTGCAAATACAAATTTAACCAGCCGTATTGGCAACGATGTTGGCCTAAGAGCAAATGGGAATGGCGGAATCGTTAAGATAGTTGCAAATTCAATGCAACTCAGTAATGGTGGTGAGATTAGTAGCTACAGTAACACTAATTTACCAAATACAGGAAATGCAGGAACGGTCAATTTGAATATTCGCGATCGCATTATTCTTGATCGAGGGGGGATTTCCACGAGAACAACTAATGATGGGATTGGTGGCAAGATTGACATTACTGCGGGTCAGTTAAGTTTAAACAATCAAAGTTTCATTCAAAGTTATACCAGCGGAAGTGGTAACGCTGGTATTATCACCGTGAAGGCTGAAGAAGTGACAATTGATGGAAATTCGCAAGTTTCTACTGGTTCCATCGGTAGCGGCAGTGGTGGTAGTATTGACATCACCGCCGGTGAATTAAGTTTAAACAATCAAAGTTTCATTCAAAGTGATACCACCGGAAGCGGTAACGCTGGTATTATCACCGTGAAGGCTGGAGAAGTGGCAATTGATGGAAATTCGCAAGTTTCTACTGCTTCCACAGGTACAGGCAGTGCCGGTGATATTAGCTTTGTGGAAACGAATAATTTCAGCTTGAAGGGTGGTTCCCAAGTCACCAGTTCCAGTACTCAAACCGGAGATGCGGGAAGTATTACCTTAGATATTGCCAATCAATTATTTGCTGATAATGGTGTTTTCTCTACAAGCAACCGTGATGGTATTGGTGGCGAGATTGACATTATTGCGGGTCAGTTAAGTTTAAACAATCAAAGTTTAATTCAAAGTGATACCACCGGAAGCGGTAACGCTGGTATTATCACCGTGAAAGCTGGAGAAGTGGCAATTGATGGAAATTCGCAAGTTTCTACTGCTTCCACAGGTACAGGCAGTGCCGGTAATATTAGCTTTGTAGAAACGAATAATTTCAGCTTGAAGGGTGGTTCCCAAGTTACCAGTTCCAGTACTCAAACCGGAGATGCGGGAAGTATTACCTTAAATATTGCCAATCAATTATTTGCTGATAATGGTGTTTTCTCTACAAGCAACCGTGATGGGGTTGGTGGTAGTATTGACATCACCACAGGTGAATTAGGTTTAAGTAATCAAAGTTCGATTGACAGCAGCACCACAGGAAGGGGAAATGCAGGTCAAGTTACCATTAATGCAGCGAATTCCCTCAATGTAGATCGAAGTCAAATCAGCAGCCAATCCACGGGTAGCGGCAATGGTGGCACATTGAATATTACCGCAAGTCAGTTAGCGTTTACTAATGATACTTCCCTATCCACAACATCATTTGCCAGCGGAAACGCTGGAAATCTGAATATGCGAGCAGAAATAGTTAAACTTGACAACAATTCGCAAATCAGTAGTCGCAGCCTTGGTAGTGGTATTGGTGGTTCGATCCAAGTCCTGGCAAATAATTTGAAATTGAATAATAATGCCCAAATCAATGTTCAAACAGCATCGGGTAATGGTGGTAACATCGACCTGAATATTCTCGATTTATTTTTGATGCGCGATCTCAGTATTTTGTCTGCCGAAGCAGAGGGTATAGGGAATGGAGGCAATATTAATATCACTTCCCCCTACGTAATTGGTTGGGAAAATAGCGATATTATTGCCAATGCATTTGAAGGAAATGGTGGCAATATTACGATTACAACCCAAGGAATATTTGGATTAGCATTCCGTAATACCCTCACCCCCAGAACCGACCTTACCAACGACATCACCGCTAGTTCCCAATTCAATCTCAACGGTACAGTGCAAATCAATAATATTGGTGCTGACCCCAATTCTGGGTTAATAGAATTACCAGCAAATGTTACAGACCAATCCCAGCAAATTGCTAGTGGTTGTGCAGATACCAGTGGTAGTAGTTTTGTCGCCACTGGAAGGGGAGGAATACCACAAAATCCTAGTCAAGATGTGAGGAGCGATACCTCCGGTGGACTATATAGCCTACGCACTTGGTCTGATGTCCGCGATATCTCTGCATATCGTCAAACTGGTGCAGTTACAGCACAAATATCAACACCGGAACAAACTCTTGTGCAAGCCACA